Proteins found in one Oncorhynchus gorbuscha isolate QuinsamMale2020 ecotype Even-year linkage group LG15, OgorEven_v1.0, whole genome shotgun sequence genomic segment:
- the LOC123998225 gene encoding uncharacterized protein LOC123998225, with amino-acid sequence MLPNIKSLRMLLNMRLKEAVDELFGAVETTIAEYQQELCRSKEEKDRTIAEYKEKVSRSEEENARLQRLLDVVLKPEIRLQRLEDLQQLTFSISEEEVPIEQQHCKQDCSPGLGQGDPSQIKVEQEDLWAINQGREQLQAMDYDTDATDDSADTEAFISTARVKCDYNQNPNQSSHFYQILTQREENTERDELPSTTTQIEQIKTEFLNDSQPHSAVNSDWSETPSESGESVDRMESEGPPLKSKRTQTKAGPSFHVCCHI; translated from the exons ATGTTGCCTAACATAAAATCATTGAGAATGTTGCTTAATATGCGATTAAAAGAGGCTGTCGATGAGCTATTCGGGGCAGTTGAAACAACGATAGCAGAGTACCAGCAAGAATTATGCCGTTCAAAAGAGGAGAAAGACCGAACGATAGCAGAGTACAAGGAAAAAGTGTCCCGTTCGGAAGAAGAGAACGCCCGGCTACAGAGGCTGTTGGATGTTGTTCTTAAACCAGAAATAAGGTTACAGAGACTTGAAG ACCTCCAGCAGCTCACTTTCTCCATCTCTGAAGAGGAGGTTCCCATTGAGCAGCAGCACTGCAAACAGGATTGTAGTCCCGGTCTGGGGCAGGGGGACCCTTCCCAGATTAAAGTGGAACAGGAGGACCTATGGGCCATCAATCAGGGACGAGAGCAGCTTCAAGCGATGGATTATGATACTGATGCTACTGATGATTCTGCTGATACAGAAGCCTTCATATCTACTGCCAGAGTAAAATGTGACTATAATCAGAACCCAAATCAGTCCTCTCATTTTTACCAAATATTAACCCAACGTGAAGAAAACACAGAGAGGGATGAGCTACCCAGCACCACAACGCAAATTGAACAGATTAAAACGGAGTTCCTCAATGACTCTCAGCCCCACTCTGCAGTCAATTCAGACTGGTCTGAAACTCCGAGTGAGAGCGGTGAAAGTGTTGATCGGATGGAGAGTGAAGGACCTCCACTCAAGTCAAAGAGAACACAGACTAAAGCTGGACCAAGCTTCCATGTCTGTTGTCACATCTGA